The DNA segment ttaatttgaacaacaaccatgttctcaatgaacacaaaaaactcattaatatcaaagctgaatatttttggaagtagttttagttttagctattttaggggatatctgtgtgcaggtgactattactgtgcataattattaggcaacttaacataaaacaaattcatacccatttcaattatttatttttaccagtgaaaccaatataacatctcaacattcacaaatatacatgtctgacattcaaaaccaaacaaaacaaatcagtgaccaatatagccacctttctttgcaaggacactcaaaagcctgccatccatggattctgtcagtgttttgatctgttcaccatcaacattatgcagcagcaaccacagcctcccagacactgttcagagaggtgtactgttttcctccttgtaaatcgcacatttgatgatggaccacaggttctcaatggggttcagatcaggtgaacaaggaggccatatcattagattttcttctttataccctttcttgccagccacgctgtggagtacttggacgtgtgtgatggagcattgtcctgcatgaaaatcatgtttttcttgaaggatgcagacttcttcctgtaccactgcttgaagaaggtgtcttccagaaactggcagtaggactgggagttcagcttgactccatcctcaacccgaaaaggccccacaagctcatctttgatgataccagcccaaaccagtactccacctccaccttgctggcgtctgagtcggactggagctctctgccctttaccaatccagccacggctttctgcctttcttaccttggccatgtctctgagtattgcacaccttgtgcttttgggcactccagtgatgttgcagctctgaaatatggccaaactggtggcaagtggcatcttggcagctgcacgcttgacttttctcagttcacgggcagttattttgcgccttggtttttccacacgcttcttgcgaccctgtcgactattttgaatgaaacgcttgattgttcgatgatcacgcttcagaagcttggctattttaagactgctgcatccctctgcaatatatctcactatttttgacttttctgagcctgtcaagtccttcttttgacccattttgccaaaggaaaggaagttgcctaataattatgcacacctgatatagggtgttgatgtcattagaccacacccttctcattacagagatgcacatcacctaatatgcttaattggtagtaggctttccagcctatacagcttggagtaagacaacatgcataacgaggatgatgtggtcaaaatactcatttgcctaataattctgcactccctgtacagAGTATGACAGGTAGTGGAATGCTTTTTTacaactgtccaacatgtaaacgtTTTGTGTAACTAAAAGGTATGAAAATAAGGTTAAGAatgatataatatattattacagtgtgtgtgtgtgtgtgtgtgtgtgtgtgtgtgtgtgtgtgtgtgtgtgtgtgtgtgtatacacaaatTGAACAGAAAGGGATGGATGTGTTATAGCATGTCACTGATGCCttcacaattaaaaacatttctcctGCATACATTCTTAGTGAAATTCAGATTGGGAAATATTTATTTCCCAATATATTTGTTACCATCTTCGAATTAAATCttattctttcggctgctcccattaggggtcgttacagcggatcatccgtctctatacttctctgtcctctacatctgcttctttcaaaccaacaacctgcatgtcctccatcaccacatccgtaaacctcctccttggccttcctcttttcctcttcctggtgactccatctGTTATTCcccctttgcacatgtccaaaacttctcaattgggcctctctcactttgtctacAGAGCATCCTATatatgctgtccctctaataaactaatttctactcctgtccatcgtcgtcactccaaatgaaaatctcaaaatcttcagctctgctacctccagcttcaccggctgtcttttagtcaatgccactgtctctaaaccatacaacatcgcaggtctcaccacagtcctataaactttccctttcacacttacagatactcttctatcacaaatcactcctgtcactcttctccacccactccaccctgcctgcactctttacttaagttctctaacacactctccattactttgcactgttgcccccaggtacttaaactcatccaccttctccctgcaactgcatcactccactgccctccctctcattcacacacgtactctgtcttactcctactgacttttattccccttttttccagcctgtacctccacctctccaggctcttctcaacctgctccctgctctcaccacaaatcacaatatcatccacaaacatcatagtccatggagactcctgtctgacctcgtccatcaatctgtccatcaccactgcaaacaggaaagggctcagagacgatccttgatgcagtccaaccttcatcTTGAGCCAGTCTGTCCAATGTCCCTtgtcacttctgcagtagttcccaatcatccagcatctcTTTACCAAagccgagcccctgtctgacctctacTCTGATTCTTTttctgaatctcacactacactcttcctccttcagtttcctccatcttattcttctttttgtcCTCACTcgtctcctcttcttcttcacctccaaaaccatcctacactATCCggtgctgtctagctacactgtcccccgccaacaccttgcagtctctaatctccttcaggttgcatctcctgcataaaatatagtccacctgtgtgccttcctccactcttatatgccACCCTATGCTCCgctttcttcttaaaataagtgttcaccactgccatttctatcatttagcaaaatccaTCACCATCtgtccttccacattcctctccttaaggccatacctacccatcacctcttcatcacctctgttcccttccccAACATGCgaattgaaatctgccccaaccACTAATCTTTCTTTACTAGGTacatcttctaccacttcatctaactcactccagaattttttcttctccttcatctcacaacccacttgtggagcataagcactgatgacatttatcatcattccTTTACTTCCAGCTTAACGTTAATCaacctatcagaaactctcttcacctccactacactcttactgtactcttcctttagaaACCCCCCTGCACCATTTAacttttcatccacaccatgaaagaacagtttaaacccccctccAATTTTCATGGCCTTaatccctttccacttggtctcctgaacacacaacatatctacctttctcctctccatcatatcatcTTTCTCGGCTGTCTccgtagacgtcttcctcctctccttctcctcctttggccaacagtagcccaatttccaccggtaccctgttggctaacaatacctgtggtggtctttggtaacccaggccttgaccgatccagtatgaatttCAGGTTTGTGatttgcatgtttgatttggcacaaaTTTTAcgatggatgcccttcctaacgcaacccttcctatatatccgggcttggggccgagcgcactggcttgtgcaaccctaatggctgggttaccaTCTTCAAATTAAATGATCTTTTATAAAGTTAAGGTAATGTTGTCGTTTAAAACTTAAGGAAGCTCCTTGTTTTGTTTAGTCCTAACCCATGGCGATATCTTGCATAAGAACAGTCTTTGCAGCACTGATAACTAGAACTTGATTTTTATGCCTGTATGAATTGAGCATatctttttatgtttataaacacacattggagaaaaaaagattttaataaataataaaacaactgTAAATATCTTGCTGAAAACCGGGCTGGTAAAGAAGGACTCAATATATCCTAATGTGTATTTCATATCCATAACAATAGGTGGCAGATTTCTGCCACTGACACTGGTTTTGATATCTCATTTCAGGAATTTAGAAAGTGGGGAAaacttattaaaattaaaacaaaaaagtccaTGCTGTTTATCTATAATGATTATGGTATAGTAATTGTATAGATTATACTAATATTTGATGAAAGATAATGATCTAGTTTATTTTTGAAAACCtaaacattaattattattattattattattattcattatcattatcattatcattatcattctGTTAATAGGGTAACAGTCTTTAAAGCATTTCTTTGGCACAGCATTGTTCTGGATAAGAGTTTGGCGGTTCACGAGACACACCCAGATCCCTATTTCTCAGTGTTTTCTTCCTCGGTACGTCATCTGGCATCTGACGTAACACTTGTACTCTATTCATCCACAAGAATAATGGAGATTTTACTGTCGATAAATAAAGATTTGTATTTACAGTATGAATGCTGATATAGTGTAGAACAATCAGGTTTAACATCGCTGTGGCATTTCAAAATACAGTATAGCATAGTCTGTAAACATTATAGCATGAACCCCCACACttttctaaaaacattttatttatattatgctAATGTTCGTTTTATATAACTTAGTGATtagttgtcattttttttatacatttagatACCACATGTACAACAATagcatttgtatttaaattaaaactcaAAATGAAATGGAATTGGCCATAGTAAAAATGCagtgtggaaataaaataaacataaatataatgctTTGTGTCATTAgtagctacatacacaattctggtgtctttattatataaacatttcttaaattaagcaaaagttttgcttttataacAAACAATGTCAATAAACAAATTCCTCTTCGTGTTTTCACAACCTAAGTTCTTCATATATCTTCTGTCATTTAGATACAGTCTGTTCTGCATCATGCCCATgggcagcagcagcaacacagTCTTCTTAAAGGGTTCTTCTTCCTATATCTGGAAGCCATTTTGAATTTCTCATTACAAACCATCACATATTCCTCAGTCATCTCTACATTGGCCTGAATGCTGTTAATTTGCACTCCTTGCTCCTCCACAAGCATGAATACATCTAGAAAAAGTTCTCTCAGGTCCTTCATGTTGTTCTCAAGAGTGAGCAGTTCCTTGTGGCGCTGCTCTATTTCAGATAACTGTGTTCGAGTGATCTTGACATCCACTAAGATGTTCTCATTGAAAACATCCCATTTACCCTGTTCCACCATGTTTTCCACTTCTTCCTCTGATACTTCTCGGCCAGAGATCTCCAGTTGCCTGATGATGAACTGCTTGCATTTGTCTTGCTTGCTTAGGAGCGAGTCATTATAGTGCCGCATAATCTCCTGAAACCGCCGAAAGAGCGCATCATGTTGGGCACGTTGCATCCGGGTTGTGGCGGCTGATGGACCCAATTCAATCTCGGTGCGCTTCACTTGCTTTGAGAGCTCGTCAAGCTTCTTACGCAGGTTCTCAGCCTGCAGCTTGATGTCCCGAGTAAGGCTGCTCTCTTTTTTCATGACGCTGAAGCGCCGCATGGTCGCCACGAAATTCCTCTGATGCTGACTGAACTTTTTGACCTCAGCCTCCAGCTCTTCTAAGCTGTCACGAATACGCTTGGCCTCATCTAGGAAGTTTTCCAGGACAGGCTCAGTCTCAAAGATCACAGCTTGAGGCCAGTGACCTATAAAGGACATTGGCTCTTCCTCGTCATGGTGGGTGAAGGGGTTGCCTTCTTGGAGTTGATGATTTGCTTTGATCTGCAGACGCAGCTCTTCCAAGCGATCCTTCATGGCTGAAGCTCAGACAGGAAAGATCATGGAGGTAGGTGTCCTGTAATTATGTGAAGAAGTTGCCAGTAAAAGAATCATTTTCTTACTTGTTAGGTGATCaagtaattttcttttattgaagCAGTTGCTTCATTATTACACATTTGTTTACAAGTGTTTAAGGGAGATTTTTGGTTATTAAAAACATAGTACTTTTTAACCTAAAGACAAATTCACTGGGATTTTTTCTACATGTATTTATACTAGAAAGAAATATATTACTTTACAAATTGCACATCTTAGTTACAGTAAACACGCTTGCACAATAGCTCTGGGTGAAATTAAACAGAGTACTGGTGGATATTCACTTACAAGATGGAATTTAAATCGAATTTAAGACTGCTTCTTCCttcatgtatgtgtgtaattcCTCTGGCTACCTCAGAAGGAAAgcctataaatataaatgtgggCTTTGTTTTGTTCGGCCTGCAGCCTGTGCATATGTCAGAGACCTTGTAAGGAAATCTTACACTGAGAAAACCAATGAAAGACACTTTACAGAATGGTTACGTTGCggtttaaattataattaaattcagtgtttaaacaaaacatcCTTTTTGTCAGAAGTGATATAAATGAAATTCTTTAGGTTAATGACCTATCAGCCTACTCATCTAAAGAATACTCTGTTAAAAACTAAATTACAGCCTCAGATTCAGATAGACAATGATAAAGTCCTAAATGTACTAAGTGTAAAAATACGAGAATGAACCCGACCCCctccaaagtttttttttcttagataaGGATGGTAAATTATTGCCTCCTTTACCAATAAACCATGGAATGTCACCTAATTTTGGATGTTACATTAATAATTCTGACCATACAATCGCTAATAGCCAGCTGTTACAATACAAATTGTGTTCATAAATGTAATATGCaagcataaaacaaaaaatcataaattaaatACCAGAAAACAGTTTGTACAACTAAAGTGAACAAAATTCAAAAGAAAGATTTAGTTTAAAGTACGCTGAATATTGTGGACAGAATATCTTCACATTAGTCAAAATATAAAAACGTTtgccatttgaaaacattttaagttTAATGTATTAGATTATATGATTTTTAAGTTTAAGacaaatacataattaaattcATATTCTTATGGACTCATATTCTTTGATCTGTGTAGTACATTTTCTTGTGTGTAGCTACTACAGTATGAACTTTACACCAACATGA comes from the Silurus meridionalis isolate SWU-2019-XX chromosome 3, ASM1480568v1, whole genome shotgun sequence genome and includes:
- the stx19 gene encoding syntaxin-19, whose amino-acid sequence is MKDRLEELRLQIKANHQLQEGNPFTHHDEEEPMSFIGHWPQAVIFETEPVLENFLDEAKRIRDSLEELEAEVKKFSQHQRNFVATMRRFSVMKKESSLTRDIKLQAENLRKKLDELSKQVKRTEIELGPSAATTRMQRAQHDALFRRFQEIMRHYNDSLLSKQDKCKQFIIRQLEISGREVSEEEVENMVEQGKWDVFNENILVDVKITRTQLSEIEQRHKELLTLENNMKDLRELFLDVFMLVEEQGVQINSIQANVEMTEEYVMVCNEKFKMASRYRKKNPLRRLCCCCCPWA